TGTTTCGATAATTTCCCACCAAACAACACTGTTCTGACTCACTTTAAAGGCGTAAACTGTCACGTATTCCAGTGCACAGTGTCCACACGCATCGAAGAATAAAGTAATACTCTTAATGTTTAGCCTAATGGCATATTTATTACAAGTAGCGGCTGCTCTGTTTGTTTTACATCCTTCTGTCTTACACGGAGAGCGTAATGACGTCACATCCTGTGCACGCACCGTAAACATTATATACAACACACGGCACAACACAATAGGTACCGTAATGTAATGAGTAAGGGCGCAATCGACGCCCAACatttaacataataataatgACGTTTAATAATAATGACATATTTGTTGTAAATGTTTAGCTTTGTTTCTCAAAAGTCATGACAAAACACACTTCCGTGTGTCACAAAATAATCCATCCCGCTCTCCAAAAATGACAACAACACGGTCGGAACAGAAAGACGAGACAGTCGCTGGGGCGGAGCACCGATGTCTGTGCGCACAAGAAGGAAAACAGGAAATCATTTTCAATTCCTTGTTATTTGTTGAGAGAGAAAAGAAAGATGATGAAGAGTTTTTTACTCGCCGCTCAGCCCACATAGTGACCCTCCTCATAGTGACCCCCCACATAGTGACCCTCCACCCCGTCACAGGAGCCTCCATGGCGGGGCTGTCTCACCTGGTGCTCCGCTTGTCGGGGACTGCAGGTCGCAGCTACGGAGTCTTTTCTAAAGGCTTGAGCAGGACGCTGATGATCTTCTTCCACCTGGCCTGGAGGCTGAGGATTAGGTTCCCTTACATCTACCTGGTCGCCTCCATGATGTTCAACGTCAGACTGCAGGTAGGTTCCCTTACATCTACCTGGTGGCCTCCATGATGTTCAACGTCAGACTGCAGGTAGGTTCCCTTACATCTACCTGGTGGCCTCCATGATGTTCAACGTCAGACTGCAGGTAGGTTCCCTTACATCTACCTGGTGGCCTCCATGATGTTCAACGTCAGACTGCAGGTAGGTTCCCTTACATCTACCTGGTGGCCTCCATGATGTTCAACGTCAGACTGCAGGTAGGTTCCCTTACATCTACCTGGTGGCCTCCATGATGTTCAACGTCAGACTGCAGGTAGGTTCCCTTACATCTACCTGGTGGCCTCCATGATGTTCAACGTCAGAGTGCAGGTAGGTTCCCTTACATCTACCTGGTGGCCTCCATGATGTTCAACGTCAGACTGCAGGTAGGTTCCCTTACATCTACCTGGTGGCCTCCATGATGTTCAATGTCAGAGTGCAGGTAGGTTCCCTTACATCTACCTGGTGGCCTCCATGATGTTCAACGTCAGACTGCAGGTAGGTTCCCTTACATCTACCTGGTGGCCTCCATGATGTTCAACGTCAGACTGCAGGTAGGTTCCCTTACATCTACCTGGTGGCCTCCATGATGTTCAACGTCAGACTGCAGGTAGGTTCCCTTACATCTACCTGGTGGCCTCCATGATGTTCAACCTCAGAGTGCAGGTAGGTTCCCTTACATCTACCTGGTGGCCTCCATGATGTTCAACGTCAGACTGCAGGTAGGTTCCCTTACATCTACCTGGTGGCCTCCATGATGTTCAACGTCAGAGTGCAGGTAGGTTCCCTTACATCTACCTGGTGGCCTCCATGATGTTCAACCTCAGAGTGCAGGTGTGCCAACCAGCTGCTGGAATATTGACAAACAGTCTTTCTCCCATTTCAACATTGTGTTATGGATAAGCCACTTTTTTGGACTTAACTGAACACAGTGCACCCATACTAGCAACACACTGATCATTTCATGCTTAACATACAGTctgctgtgccgtgggagatgatctcatttcacatatttgggttcaaaatattttttgcaaagcagtaattatagtctgcaaatgatgtgttgttgttgagtgtcgctgctgtctagagctcggcagagtaaccctgtaatactcttccatatcagtaggtggcagccgctagctaattgctttgtagatgtcggaaacagcgggaggcagggtgcaggtaaaatggCGTCTAATGCTCAAACCAAAAGTAAacgaaaggtgagtgcccctaagaaaaggcatcaaagattagggaaggctatgcagaaccaaactaaaactgaactggctacaaagtaaacaaaaacagaatgctggacgacagcaaagatttactgtggagcaaagatggcgtccacaaagtacatctgaacatgacatgacaatcaacaatgtccccacacagaaggataaaaacaagtgaaatattgTTGAtcactaaaacaaagtagatgcggggaatatcgctcaaaggaagacatgaaactgctacaggaaaataccaacaaaagagaaaaagccaccaaaataggagcgcaggacaagaagtaaaagactacacacaggaaaacagcaataaaGTCCAAACAAGtcatggtgtgatgtgacagtacacctactttgagacaagagctatagtcatgcatgcttgcttatgctttaaagtcatatccaacaattgtgaaaGTGCGTCAAGGGAAttggctcttaaaaatatcactttcatcatcttgtggaatacaattggaccgcttgtgtctgcagcaatcactttgtaaaatatttgtttgaacatttgatttgtttgagaaacattCTGTGATGCAGTTGAGTTTATTCTCTACTTTATTCATAGTATTTGATAGCagaactgtgttggccctgcgatgaggtggcgacttgtacgcgccttccgctcgaatgcaactgagataggctccagcaacccgcgcgaccccaaaagggacaagcggtagaaattggatggatgggatggatgataGCAGAACCAAGCATAAAGAAAGGACAACAGATCACATTTGTTctttgttcttttgtggttgctatgcctaaatacaACTACGAAGACCTCtgattgtgcaaataaactaaacgtcatgttaagtcctaataataaatgttgtgattgttggtccaatccaccgtATATTCTTTATCCATTTTCATtacagaaactaaaagcttagttgtttTGTTGTGCAGGTAAGCCAATTGCTTTATTCGACacggatgaccacattatagcAATTTTGGTGATATTTGTTATCGTCGAGAAAATATCCTTGATAGCAATAACAAACTAGATGAATACATTTCTGGTAAGCTCAACAGCATATACTGTCTTGATATCGCTAGCAAGGATTCATGCTGAAGAACAAAGACAGCTAAATAATGGGACAAAATATACTTCACATCATAAAAataactgcagacatgaattatgggaaaccaatctgtactgactgaaaaacacgaacaatcatattacagcatctgtaaagtattattttagGTGTTGTTTGTACACAGCGAGCTTGGTAGTGTACGTAGTTGTAACAACAGGCATGGTGTGCTGTGTGTATCATGACAAATATTATAGTGACTCCCTCGATGGACAGTAGTCTGTTTGTTCTAGGTGGCCGGGGAAGTTTTTTCAAGGTGACTTTGggtaagcacgccatttatgtcTGCACAGCTTGGCTCCAATTTCCACATTGACACCATGAAGTCACGtcaacctcactctctcggcttctgtcAGCTCTACTGTTTCCCCCTCTGTTCATGATCGCTTCTATAACccgcagttcatcctccgtatattcagcttcaaaacaaTAAGGTTGTGGATCCTCATTTGTTCATTTGTCGTCTTCGTTATCTGTTACCTTGTCTGCCATGATTGAAACACACCAGTGTTTGTTTCCGTAAGCAGCAACAtacatttgttgccggaagtcggaAGCGCGccgctatggaaacggaaatcaatGCGCTAAGGCAgtgttttgcaaccttttttgagcaaaggcacattttttgcgttgaaaaaatgcggaggcacactaccagcagaaataattcaaaaacaaaactcatttgacagtaaaaagtggttgtggcaattgttggatatgactttaaagcataagcaagcatgcatgactatagctcttgtgttgtacttcttgtcttgtgctcctattttggtggctttttctctttttttgatattttcctgtcgcagtttcatgtcttcctttgagcgatatttcccgcatctactttgttttagtgatcaagaatatttcacttgtttttatccttctttgtggggacattgttgattgtcatgtcatgttcagatgtactttgtggacgccatctttgctccacagtaagtctttgctgttgtccagcattctgtttttgttgactttgtagccagttcagttttagtttggttctgcatagccttccctaatctTCGATACCTTTTCTTAGGAGCattcatcttttgtttatttttattttaagcaTCAGACAccattttacctgcaccctgcctcccgctgtttccgacatctacaaagcaattagctagcggctgccacctactgatatggaagagtattacagggttactctgccgagctctagacagcagcgacactcaacaacaacacatcatttgcagactagaattactactttg
The DNA window shown above is from Nerophis ophidion isolate RoL-2023_Sa linkage group LG23, RoL_Noph_v1.0, whole genome shotgun sequence and carries:
- the LOC133541353 gene encoding small integral membrane protein 10 isoform X1 → MTTTRSEQKDETVAGAEHRCLCAQEGKQEIIFNSLLFVEREKKDDEEFFTRRSAHIVTLLIVTPHIVTLHPVTGASMAGLSHLVLRLSGTAGRSYGVFSKGLSRTLMIFFHLAWRLRIRFPYIYLVASMMFNVRLQVHIEIH
- the LOC133541353 gene encoding small integral membrane protein 10 isoform X2 yields the protein MTTTRSEQKDETVAGAEHRCLCAQEGKQEIIFNSLLFVEREKKDDEEFFTRRSAHIVTLLIVTPHIVTLHPVTGASMAGLSHLVLRLSGTAGRSYGVFSKGLSRTLMIFFHLAWRLRIRFPYIYLVASMMFNVRLQVHIEIH